The genomic region CATGTTCCTCAAGCCAAGACTCATGATCGTCATGATGAACTATAGCTGTGAATGCAAGATGATCTGCGAGATGTGCTGCATCTTGTTGTGGGGCCTCACAGACAGGACAAGCATAACCCATAATCATTGTATGAACTCACGACACAAGGTTGCGACGGCTCACGCGCTCATCATTTATGAGCAACTTTGTGAAACACTTCGAACAGGTCCCGAAGTACTCACCGTATCGCGCTAGTAGAGAAGGTATGAGTACTGAATATGTCTTCCCTGAAGATACGACAGATACGCCGTTTAAGACGTACCGGAGTAACCCTGAGTGGGAGCGAAACAGTGCTACGCATAAGCTTGATGCGACGTACTACCTGCTGTGGGTTTATGTAAAAAAGACAGGCCTGAACACCGGGTATCCTCCCTGTATCTGTATGATAGAACCAATGTCTGCGGAGGCTGCGCTCTGTATGTCTGTGAATCACTTTTGAAATACATCTAACTGCGTGACAGTCTATTTGCATTTTGTAAGGCGCGTCGTAGAAATATGGAGCCTCGGCAATTACCTGAGTTAATTCATCGTATTATGAAGTATCAAACTGGCGATTGAGAGAGCCTAACAAATTTCTCAATCAGACGGTGTAGTTGTGGGTTTCTTTTGAGCGTCACTGCTGTTGTCACAGTTGTCATCATCAACACGTCCGCATCTATTAAGAAAGTTTTTGATGAGATCATGCCCAACACCAGTCAAAACCGATTCAGGATGGAATTGTACCGCTTCGATTGGATATTCGCGATGTCTAATTCCCATAATGAGGTCATCATCGACATCATCATTCGAGTCTGCATCTGTGTCTGGGTCCTCTCGCGTTGTGATACTCTGAGGTGAGTCATCTGTTGCTTTTAGGGTACCACTGACTCTCGTTGCTGCTGATATCTCAAAACACTCAGGCACATCTGTAGCGATTAACGAGTGATATCGACCGGCTTCAAATGTCTTGTCAAGCCCGTCAAAAATCCCATATCCGTCGTGAGCGATGGTTGACGATTTTCCATGGACTGGTGCAGGTGCACGACCGACATTACCCCCGTATGCGTACACCGCCGCTTCAAGTCCAAGGCATACTCCAAGCGTTGGTACAATCTGTGATATCGTGGTTAACACGTCATTCGTGACCCCAACATCACGAGCATTTTTTGGATGCCCTGGACCGGGGCTGATGACGATTGCATCAGGATCAATTGTCTCAATTTGCTTGAGTGAGGCGGTGTTTTTCCGAACATGAACATCAAGTGGTTCGTTATTGATTCGCTGTTCAGAAAGATATTCGACGAGATTGTACGTAAATGAATCAAAATTATCTATTACAAGTACTGAAAGTGTCATCGGGATACTTCCTCCGTCTGCGATGATTGTGATTTTACTTCATCACCTGCGTGCTCATTTGTCTCTTCATTTCTGTCTCCGTCTACGTCTGTTTGTGTGGTCTGTGTTTGTGTCACCTCTGTTGGTTTCGTTGTGATCTGCTCAAGTGCTGACAGAACACCATCCATTTTTTGCTCAGTCTCATGATACTCAGATGCCGGGTCGCTGTCAGCAACAATCCCAGCGCCAGCCCTGACACGAACAGTCGAAGGCGCGGTTTCAGCACTTGACTCAGTTTGATGAGTACCTGAGCGAGTTGTTTCGTTGTCTTCAATTGTCGCGGTTCGAATGACAATTGCAAAGTCCGCATCTCCAGACCACGAATAATACCCAACCCCTCCGCCATAGACTCCACGTGGTGCTGTTTCAAGTTCATCGACAATCTCCATCGCACGAATCTTTGGGGCTCCGGTGAGTGTTCCCGCTGGGAATGTCGCTCGTGTTGCATCAAACGCATCAGCATCAGACGCGAGTGTCCCAGTGACGGTTGACTCGATATGCTGAACATGACTATATTTTAGGACGTTCATGAACTCCTCAACACGGACACTTCCTGGGTCAGCAACACGCCTGACATCGTTTCGAGCGAGATCAACCAACATCGTATGTTCAGCTCGCTCTTTTCCATCTGCAAGCATCTCGCCTGCAAGTCGCCGGTCCTCGACAGGGCTGCTCCCACGTGAGCAGGTACCCGCAATTGGATTTGAAACAATTCGATCATCCTGAACGGACACAAGTGTCTCAGGACTGGCACCAACGATATGTCTGTCATCATGTCTGAGTAAATACATATACGGTGATGGATTCACTTCGCGGAGTGACGCATACAAGCCAAGTGGATCAATCTCGCCATATTGCTCACGAACACGAGAGATAACGCCTTGATAGATATCACCATCAAGAACACGTTGTTTTGCGGTACGAACTGCTGTTTCATATTCAGCCTGTGAGCCCGCAGCGCTGTTGATCTGGAGAAACTCACCAGGGTCAGGTTGAGTAGCGGCTGCGAGCGTTTCTCGGATATCTGCCGCTTCAGCGACAAGCTCATCATAAATAACACCAGGATCATCATCAGGTGCAACAATCGGCGTGAGAACTAGTGATACTGATTTGTCGGTATGATCAATGGAGATCGTTTTTGTTGTAAGGACAAATTCCGCATCAGGAGTCTGTGTGTCAGGGCGATCGACACCGACCTCATTCAGCCAGATATCATACACTGCCTCATACGCAAGAAACCCAACAAGTCCACCGCGAAGCCGATGTCGGTCATCATCTGGAAACCCGACACAAGGGAATTTCGGCATTGCTGTACGGAGATGATCAAGCACATCACCGCTACTATTATTATCATCGTTGGTTGTGATATACTTCGCTGCGCGTCCCCCAAGTGTTTTCGACTCGACTTCATCGGGAGAGACAGTGATGACTGCATCAGGGTCATAGCCGACAAACGAAAATCGCGCGTGACGGTCCGCAGTTGCATAATCAGGGGCAAACGCTCCATCAGGATCGCTTGACGGCGTTTTTTCAGCACTTTCGAGTAAAAATCCATACTCACTCTGGGCTGCGAGGGCTGTATATGCGGTGAGCGGCGTTACCGTCGGAAGTGATGCAGTTATGTGTGCAATGAGAGGCTCTGAAGTCGAATCCAAGCTCTCTGTGAGCTCAGAAACAAACGCTGATCGAGATTTTGAGAGTGGTGTCGAATCAGTCATTTGTTTCGCTCTGGCGTAGTTGCGCTTATAGAATCTTCTGTTGAGCTATCGGTTGTGTTGGTTGTCTCTATTGACCTCTCAGTCTCATTATTCGTATCAATATCAACGCGAGTCGCACGATTGATGAACGCTGCCACAGCATCGTGGTCTTTGCTTCCACCAGTATCCTCAACGCCACTTGCGACATCAACGCCAAACGGAGCAACAGTTTGAACGGCTGATTTGACATTTGACGGCGTGAGTCCACCGGCAAGAATGACTGGCGAGTCAAGCATAGTGGCAATCTCGGCGGTTGTAGTCCAATCATGCGTATGCCCTGTTCCACCTGCCCCATCGGTGTCCACAGAGTCTATCAATATAGCATCAACTACTGATGCAACCGAACGAGCACGCGATGGCATCTCAGCATCAACAACAGCAATAACATCTGCTGTGACTGATTCGTTTATTTGTTTGAGTTCACTGGCATCGTATTCACCATGAATTTGAATTACATCCGGTTGCACACGCCCCGTAATATCGATTGCATCAGCAACACAATTGGGCATCGTCACAAGAACTGTACTGAGAAATGGTGAAGCAGTAGCAACAAGTTGCGTTGCGCGCTCAACTGTCACTGATCGTGGCGTCTCAACAGTAACATCGGTAATAATCCCGGCTGCATCTGCACCAGCAGCGGAAACTGCCGCAAGGTCGTTTTTAGTCGTGATACCGCAGATTTTCACACGGGTTCGAGACATCATTTTTGCTCCGTTGAAGCCGAATTCGGTTCACATAACGTCTCAAAGGTGGCTTTAGCGTCGCCGGTGTCGATTGCTGTTGCAGCTTGTTCAACTCCGGTTTCGATATCGTCTGCGAGTCCAGCAACGTAGATGGCTGCTCCTGCATTCGCAAGAATAATATCTCGTTTTGGACCGGTGATCTCACCGGTGACAATTCCACGAAGATCTGCTGCATTCTCTTCGGGTGTTCCCCCCGCGACGGCTTCAACCGGTGCAGAGTCAAGTCCAATAGATGATGCTGAAAGTGTGTATCCATCAACATTATCTCCAATAACCTCTGCAACAGTCGTTGTATCATGAAGTGCAATCTCATCCATTCCACTCCCATGAACAACGAGTGCACGCTCAACAGGGAGTTGCGTGAGAGCCCGTCCAAGCACAGGAACAAGTTCAGGATCGTAAACGCCGATTACCTGTGCATCTGCCCCAGCGGGGTTTGTAAGTGGACCAAGAATATTGAATATTGTTCGCATTCCTAGCTCTTTTCGTGGTCCAATAACAGCTTTCATCGCTGGATGGAATACAGGGGCGAGCATAAACCCAATTCCATCGCGTTCAATCGCTGCTTCAACAGCAGGAGGTTCCGCCTTGACATCCGCACCAGCAACTGACAGCACGTCCGCACTTCCAGATAGCGATGATACAGAGTAGTTTCCATGTTTTGCGACTGCTGCCCCGGCACCAGCGGCAACGATTGCACTTGTTGTTGATATATTGATTGTATCATAGTCATCACCCCCAGTTCCACAGGTATCAACAAGCGGTGTGCGGTCAGGAGTAATGGTGCGAGCTGCATCACGCATTCCACGTGCAAAACCAGCGATCTCGGTCTCAGTTTCACCTTTCGCTCGAAGCGCCGTCAACAAAGCACCAATCTGTGCTTCAGTTGCATCTTCGAAAAGAAGTTTTGCTGCTTTCCGGGAGGTTTCATGTGATAAATCGACCCCATTGGTCGCCCGCTCAATATAATCTTGAAGTGTCATTGTGGTCACCAGTGTACGTCTTCGTATTGTAATGTACAAATCAGTTCATTAGTATAAGCATATCGAAGTCACTTATGATCGCAGTCTATGACTCTCAAAACGAAACCTTCAATTACGTTCTAAAAATATGATTTTATGCAATCAAACCTCACCAAATGGGTTGGTGGTCTAGTCTGGTTATGACACCTCCTTGACATGGAGGAGGTCGGCAGTTCAAATCTGCCCCAACCCACTTATTTTTATCACTACTAATTGACAGTGATTCGACTTATCAAGTCTTGAATTAGCAATGCTAGCAGAGATCTAATCTTAGGCAGGATAAGAAGAAAGTCAATCAGGGTACTGGCTTTTTTACTATATCGACTCTACAGTACGGATACGCTGAGTATATAATGTAGTAATTTGAGGTGTTTTACTGCGTGATTTGCGTCTCAGCTTGATCAAAAAGGGTTTTCACTCGATTTTCAATTTCATCTCGAATTGCGCGAACCTCTTCAATGGTTTTATTATGCGGATCATCAAGCGACCAATCACGAATATCAGCCTTCGCATCATCAATATCGAGCGTTGAACAACCCATCGTCGCCACAATATCACACGATTCAAGTTCTGTTGTTGATACCTCTCGCGGTGCTTGACCGGAGAGGTCGATATCAACCTCATCCATTACTGTCACGACCTCTTCATGTACACTATCGGCTGGGTCGGTGCCTCCTGTAATGATATCAACGCTATCTTTAAGATCTCGATGCCCGCGCTCGCGCTTAGCGAATGCCGCTGACATCTGACTACGCCCCGCGTTTTGAACACAAATGAATCCAAGTCTCATCATCGGGTTAGCTGACACAGTTGAGTTCAAACTGGTCACCAAATTAACTTCTTGTATGTGTCCTATATTGCCCACAATAGTACTTTATAGAAGCTTCATTGCCTCTTATTATTACGAAGATATCAATTCTATTCGACTCTGAAATCAGCATGCTCCCACACTGGCTGGGTGGCTCAAAGTGCGATTATTCGAATAATTGAAACTAACGAGCGTTTCAGAACTTACCCGACTTGTGGCATCTTATTCAAACTACTGTGTGCATTCTGAAAAGCCTAAATCTCATCCAGATACTTTTCTCAATCTCTATATCTCATTTTACAGAATATCGAAGAGAATGTCCAAAGGCGCTTCACAGATCAGATATATCATTATATATAGAATCGTGTTATCAACTGTCAATGGTTCTGCGTTCGAGATATGACCGTAGTTTCATAGCTGTATGCATATTTGACATCCTCCTCGTCCTTCAGGGGGCGGATGTCGACAATTCATCAATCCAACCAATCAGAAGGAAGAAACTAATCAGTCTGACCACAGAGCAATAATTGTGGTATCAGTCTATGATATACTTGGCATAACCGCAAGTGCCGATGAAGAGACAATTCTTCAAGCATATCGTACGCGAGTCAAAGAGGCTCACCCTGACCATGGCGGATCACTTGCAGAATTCAAACAGGTCCGTCGCGCTTATGACCACATCGATTCCGGCGCCCCAGCGGGTGAATTTGAACCAGCTACCGGAATCAATCATCACAATAATACTGCTCAGGATGCCGATGTAGAATCACAATCGTCTTCATCATCTGTTTCTGCTTCCGCCGATAAGACAGATAAGACTGAGACACTTGGACCAACGGTTGAATATCTTGACTACAGAGTTCTCGCTGATTATGGCTGGGAAATCACAGATCCGGATCTCTTTGCAAAAGCTGATGCGGTTGAGCTTGATATCGATGCTCATGGAATTTTTGTTGTTGAACCTCGCGAATCATTACTTGAGGCTGCTGAGCGGTATGGATTCTCGTGGCCGTATGCCTGTCGAGGTGGTGCATGCGCGAACTGTGCGGTCGCTGTCATTGATGGAGCTGTTGAGATGAGTGTCAACACAATTCTCACCCAAGGGATGCGTGATCAGGGTATTCGGCTTTCTTGCATCGGTCAGCCTGTAACGAACGATCTCCAAGTCGTATTCAATATTGAGCAACTTCCTGGATTGAAAGAACTTCGTCTCCCTGCTGAACAGTTCGAGAATACTCGGACAGATAATTCATCATAAAGAGATATCCTGTATATGAATATACATAATTATAGGTTTCTCTACTATGTGCTCCGATGATTATCATCCGCATTAGAAAAAAGCAGAGCGAAGTTTCAATATGACGGGTAAGTAAAATAGTGAGTGGAAGGCTAAACCGCTATGGATATCACTAATATTGCCACTCCTGATTATGTCGAAGTTCGTGCTGACAAGCGGTTAGGCAAAATTCGGTCTATCTTTGATCGTGAACGACCAAATGGCATAATCGTCACTAAAGAGGGAGGGTATACCGGTGTCGTTGGTGAAAAGCAACTCGTCCGATCACGAATGGGTGATGATACAAAGGTTGATGTTGTGACAAAATCAGCACCGAAATTAGACCGACATGAGGATATACGTGAAGCAGCTCGGATGCTTGTTGAAGGTGATGTTAATGTTGCTCCTGTCTTTGAGGGTAATCAACTCTATGGGATTGTTACAGGCGAGGACATCTTAGAAGCAGTGCTTGAGAATCTTGATGCAATCTCTGTTGAAGATATCTTTACAGATGACGTTGTAGATGTAGCTGAGCAGTCACCCCTTGGAGAGGCAATCAACAAACTCCGCGAACATAGCATATCTCGCGTTCCTGTTGTTGAACAGGATGAATCAAATTCACTTACGGGAATTCTCACCACACACGATATTATCGACTTTGTTGTTCGTGATGATGACCGACAAGGTCGTGGGGACCGTAGCGGCGATCTTGACCGTATGCTTGATCTTCCTGTCTATGACCTCATGTCTGCACCAGTCATCACTGCCCAGCCAAACGAGCCGGTCAGTGATGCTGTTAAGCGAATGTTCGATAATGATATCTCAGGAGTTGTGGTGACGCCTGCTGCCGGTGACACAACAATTGAGGGAGTTCTCACGAAGACCGATGTGCTCAGAGCACTCACATTCACCGAAGAGGAGTCGATGGATGTTCAAATCACGAACATTGGACTACTTGAAACGCTCACCCGAACAGAGATTGTTGAATCAATTACTGCTGTTGTGGATAAGTATCAGCAGATGCAAGTCCTTCATGCGCATGTCCGGCTGCATGAACATAAAGAGAAACTTCGAGGAACGCCACTCATGCAGTGTCAGATTCGACTTCGAACGAGTCTTGGACAAGTTGCAGGGAGCGGTGAAGGATATGGTGCTGAAAACGCATTCTATGTTGCACTTGACAAACTTGAACGGAATGTGCTTGAAATGAAAGGTGTCAATGCTGATGAACGATACCGTGGGCAGTTGATTCGAAAGCTGGGCGAACTTTGATATTATCCGGCGCTTGAACCCAGTAAAGTTCGCCCTCTTGAGATATCCAGGTCTTGTGGATTATCATTTGATTCCTCAGTGAGAATTATCATCATCGTTACAATATAGTAGCGTGATTTCAGAACTGCCTGCGTGATAGAATACAAGGAGAATACTCGCGTCTTCAGGCCTGTCTCTTACCCACAAGTTTGTGGAGTCGTAACCGGACATTTCAGACGCTTTCAGAGGTATTTGAACTCAAAAGATCGAGGCGAGAAGTGATTTAGACAGTGATATCGGCTGCGAGGGTTACAAAACGCCGGTAATCAACTCCACTACAATTGTTCCAAAGAGGCGTTGGAACTGTAGATACCAAGGATTTCAGTTGCGCTCGCCGACCCCGTTCCGCTAAAACCCTGACTCGATTTGTGGGTAAGAGACAAGTCTTCAGGCGCGGGAGGATGTCAAATAGCGATTCTTCTCAGAAAGTAATATCAGCTACCCGCTACGTGTCTCATTTTAGCTCAGATACCAACCCAAATGACAGTCACTATGATATCGACTCATGATCTGCTACGCCAGTATCGGTGATCACGAATGTCGCAGATTCACCGGTCGGCTTTGATCGATGCTTTTCAAGCGTTGCTCGTCGCTTCCCACCGCGAAACCGCTCAAGTCTCAGAACTGCTCCTGTCCAGTGCTCAAGGGTATATCCGCCAAGTGGGCGAACCCTGTCGGTGTCAGGGTCTGTGAAGACTTGATTTGTGATGACAACTGCAAGATTGTGTTTCCGAGCAAGCGAAAGAAGATGTGTAATTTGGCTGGTAAGCCGGCGGAGCGTGTCACCACCATCTGCAGTTTCAGTGCGTTCTGTATTCTCTGATGAGGCTCCATCTGTCCCAATATTATTTTCAAGTGTCCCCCCAAGTGTTCGTTGAAGTCGATAGAATCCAGTGGCACTGTCGAGAATAATGAGATCAGCGCGATTGGCAAACTCCGCAGTGTCACGGACTGCCGTTGCTTGTGCCTCAAAATCATGCGCATCAGACATGATCACCTGCGAGGTGAGTGAGTCACGATCCACCGAGGATGAGTCATCGACAACACCGTCTGCAATCTGTCGAAACCGATCTGATGAAATACCCTCAGTATCGACATATACAGCCATGCTATCAGTTGCTGCAGTATGAAGAGCCGCTGAAAGCATGATGTTTGTTTTCCCTGCAGCAGGAGGTCCATAAACTTGCGTGACGGTTCCGCGCTCAAATCCCCCACCGAGAAGGGAATCAAGTGATTGACATCCTGTCGAGAGTAATCGTGACACGCCGGTGAGTGAGAGACCTCAAGCGAAAAACCCCTCGATTTGAATAATCTCGAGAATCTTCAGCACTGCTGGGTGTCTCAAGGAAAATCCTATGATTTAATTATAGGAATAACTCGCATTGTATCTTTTTGACATCCTCTCCGCCCTGAAGGGTGAAGATTCCCACGGCACCGCGCCGCTGGATTGGGATGTTCAAGATTTGTAGCCGTCTCGATGACGGCTCCTGGCTGTGCCAACCAGCCGTTACTCCTATCCCAGCATGGGATTCGGAGGTACTTCTTACTGCACCCTGAGTTCCACAACAGAAAGGGGTGCTTTCTGCATGAAATCGGGGAATCCCGATATTGTCCGATTAGTGGGGCGGGCAGACCGCCTCGGTTATGTATTGATACGGCATCTCGTCAGTTAAACCATCTGTTCGACACGTCGAACGTGGTTCACGTAGGGGTTGTCGGATTCATCCCCGCCGTGTAGTGATTCAACAAACTTCTGGGTGAGCTGATTCACTAATTCGATACGAGAGAACTACTCTGACCGGTGCATGTCTAGTTAACCACCCAGTTCTTCTGTGAACTACTAAACGGCGGGGCTTTCTCCTCGCACTGCCGTAATACTCGTGATCGGTTGATGAGCAGAGTATATTGGGATTGTTTGATATTATTGTATCATTGAATACGTGATTTTCGATAGAGCATATCAGAATAACACTCAACACTGATAACTAATATCCGTAGTCGGTGCTATGTATAATATGTGATTGTCGTCGCCACCGACGATTTTGAGTTATATCATGATGTCGTCGGCGAACTGCGAGACCGAGATGTGCGATTCACCACAATCGAATCAGGGGCAGATCCTCCGCCAGGCACACGAGTTGTCATTCGAACACCCAGTGATACAATCTCACTCCCTCCAGATGCGGAGAGTGTTGTTGTTGCCGGGTCAGAAGCACGTCGTGCAGTTGAGTCAGCAGTCTCAATACTCCGTGGCGGTGATGATGGGCGTACAGTTGTAGGTGTCGACCCTGGTTCAAGCCCTGGAATTGCCATTCTTGTCGGTGATGAAATTATTGGTGCATTCCAGGTCCCACTTTCAGAGGCTGTTGGAACCATTAAATCTGAACTGACAGATGTTGACGACTCTGACCCGATTGTTCGAGTTGGCAATGGTGCCCGACTCCAGGGTGCACAGTTAGTTAACGATCTTGAGGATGTTGCCGTTGAGCTCGTTGACGAAGCAGGGACAACACCGTATCTCGGAGCAGGCGCACGTGGGATGGGCGATATACTCGCGGCAGTCAATATTGCCCGACGAAGCGGTGAGGTCATTGAAACGCGAACGCTTGAACCAACAGCCGGTGAAATCCAACGAATAAAAGATCGATCGCGTCAGATGGCTCGGGAAAATCGAACGATTGACGCGAAACTTGCCCGTCGTGTTGCCATTGGGGAGCTCACACTCACAGAGGCGCTTTCGCGCCATCGCGACGATAGTGATACACACACAGAATCAGACTAGAAATATCATTCATCCAATAGGGATTGAAACTCTGTCTCAATTTCTTATGTTTATCTTTTATAACTTGAACAAGGCGAATGCCACGAGGCTTGACCCTGATAGTGATTAGTGCGAGTATTTACCGCCGTGATCATCCGTGTCGGTGATAGGAGCCGCTGAACCCGCGTCATTCGACACCGCCGGTGAAACTATTCGAAGTAATCACTATGAGGCAATTCACATTCAATTGTTATGAACAGCTGACAATATCATTCATGACG from Haloquadratum walsbyi C23 harbors:
- a CDS encoding aminodeoxychorismate/anthranilate synthase component II; amino-acid sequence: MTLSVLVIDNFDSFTYNLVEYLSEQRINNEPLDVHVRKNTASLKQIETIDPDAIVISPGPGHPKNARDVGVTNDVLTTISQIVPTLGVCLGLEAAVYAYGGNVGRAPAPVHGKSSTIAHDGYGIFDGLDKTFEAGRYHSLIATDVPECFEISAATRVSGTLKATDDSPQSITTREDPDTDADSNDDVDDDLIMGIRHREYPIEAVQFHPESVLTGVGHDLIKNFLNRCGRVDDDNCDNSSDAQKKPTTTPSD
- the trpE gene encoding anthranilate synthase component I, producing the protein MTDSTPLSKSRSAFVSELTESLDSTSEPLIAHITASLPTVTPLTAYTALAAQSEYGFLLESAEKTPSSDPDGAFAPDYATADRHARFSFVGYDPDAVITVSPDEVESKTLGGRAAKYITTNDDNNSSGDVLDHLRTAMPKFPCVGFPDDDRHRLRGGLVGFLAYEAVYDIWLNEVGVDRPDTQTPDAEFVLTTKTISIDHTDKSVSLVLTPIVAPDDDPGVIYDELVAEAADIRETLAAATQPDPGEFLQINSAAGSQAEYETAVRTAKQRVLDGDIYQGVISRVREQYGEIDPLGLYASLREVNPSPYMYLLRHDDRHIVGASPETLVSVQDDRIVSNPIAGTCSRGSSPVEDRRLAGEMLADGKERAEHTMLVDLARNDVRRVADPGSVRVEEFMNVLKYSHVQHIESTVTGTLASDADAFDATRATFPAGTLTGAPKIRAMEIVDELETAPRGVYGGGVGYYSWSGDADFAIVIRTATIEDNETTRSGTHQTESSAETAPSTVRVRAGAGIVADSDPASEYHETEQKMDGVLSALEQITTKPTEVTQTQTTQTDVDGDRNEETNEHAGDEVKSQSSQTEEVSR
- a CDS encoding phosphoribosylanthranilate isomerase, producing the protein MMSRTRVKICGITTKNDLAAVSAAGADAAGIITDVTVETPRSVTVERATQLVATASPFLSTVLVTMPNCVADAIDITGRVQPDVIQIHGEYDASELKQINESVTADVIAVVDAEMPSRARSVASVVDAILIDSVDTDGAGGTGHTHDWTTTAEIATMLDSPVILAGGLTPSNVKSAVQTVAPFGVDVASGVEDTGGSKDHDAVAAFINRATRVDIDTNNETERSIETTNTTDSSTEDSISATTPERNK
- the trpD gene encoding anthranilate phosphoribosyltransferase: MTLQDYIERATNGVDLSHETSRKAAKLLFEDATEAQIGALLTALRAKGETETEIAGFARGMRDAARTITPDRTPLVDTCGTGGDDYDTINISTTSAIVAAGAGAAVAKHGNYSVSSLSGSADVLSVAGADVKAEPPAVEAAIERDGIGFMLAPVFHPAMKAVIGPRKELGMRTIFNILGPLTNPAGADAQVIGVYDPELVPVLGRALTQLPVERALVVHGSGMDEIALHDTTTVAEVIGDNVDGYTLSASSIGLDSAPVEAVAGGTPEENAADLRGIVTGEITGPKRDIILANAGAAIYVAGLADDIETGVEQAATAIDTGDAKATFETLCEPNSASTEQK
- a CDS encoding arsenate-mycothiol transferase ArsC — protein: MMRLGFICVQNAGRSQMSAAFAKRERGHRDLKDSVDIITGGTDPADSVHEEVVTVMDEVDIDLSGQAPREVSTTELESCDIVATMGCSTLDIDDAKADIRDWSLDDPHNKTIEEVRAIRDEIENRVKTLFDQAETQITQ
- the fer gene encoding ferredoxin Fer, which translates into the protein MVSVYDILGITASADEETILQAYRTRVKEAHPDHGGSLAEFKQVRRAYDHIDSGAPAGEFEPATGINHHNNTAQDADVESQSSSSSVSASADKTDKTETLGPTVEYLDYRVLADYGWEITDPDLFAKADAVELDIDAHGIFVVEPRESLLEAAERYGFSWPYACRGGACANCAVAVIDGAVEMSVNTILTQGMRDQGIRLSCIGQPVTNDLQVVFNIEQLPGLKELRLPAEQFENTRTDNSS
- a CDS encoding CBS domain-containing protein, whose protein sequence is MDITNIATPDYVEVRADKRLGKIRSIFDRERPNGIIVTKEGGYTGVVGEKQLVRSRMGDDTKVDVVTKSAPKLDRHEDIREAARMLVEGDVNVAPVFEGNQLYGIVTGEDILEAVLENLDAISVEDIFTDDVVDVAEQSPLGEAINKLREHSISRVPVVEQDESNSLTGILTTHDIIDFVVRDDDRQGRGDRSGDLDRMLDLPVYDLMSAPVITAQPNEPVSDAVKRMFDNDISGVVVTPAAGDTTIEGVLTKTDVLRALTFTEEESMDVQITNIGLLETLTRTEIVESITAVVDKYQQMQVLHAHVRLHEHKEKLRGTPLMQCQIRLRTSLGQVAGSGEGYGAENAFYVALDKLERNVLEMKGVNADERYRGQLIRKLGEL
- a CDS encoding AAA family ATPase, which produces MSRLLSTGCQSLDSLLGGGFERGTVTQVYGPPAAGKTNIMLSAALHTAATDSMAVYVDTEGISSDRFRQIADGVVDDSSSVDRDSLTSQVIMSDAHDFEAQATAVRDTAEFANRADLIILDSATGFYRLQRTLGGTLENNIGTDGASSENTERTETADGGDTLRRLTSQITHLLSLARKHNLAVVITNQVFTDPDTDRVRPLGGYTLEHWTGAVLRLERFRGGKRRATLEKHRSKPTGESATFVITDTGVADHESIS